The region GATAAAATCAGGATTATTCTTTTGCTCTCGTTGTATGAAATACAATACAGCAGTTTTAAACCCACTGAAACTGTAATTTAAATCCGGCGCTTTAGGAACAGGGAATGGAAACTTCTTAGGATCCCCTAGTTTTGCAAGTTGATCTATTTGTGGGCCTGCAGGATATCCCAATCCCAGCATCTTACCACTTTTATCAAAAGCCTCTCCTATCGCATCGTCTTGTGTAGTTCCTATCACTTCCATTTCATGGTAATCGGTCACTTTTACAATTTGAGTATGTCCACCACTTATAGTCACTGCAAGAAAAGGAAATGTAGGTTTTTCTTGACCAGTATCAATAAAGTGTGCTAAAATATGCCCCTGCATGTGATGTACATCGATAAGAGGTATATCTAGTGCCAGCGCTAAAGACTTTGCAAAACTCGTTCCTACCAGAAGACTCCCCATAAGTCCAGGACCTCTTGTAAAAGCAATAGCGCTTAAATCTTCTTTTGTGATACCTGCCTTTTTTAATGCTTGATCTACCACTGGAACTATATGCGATTGATGCGCCCTAGAAGCAAGCTCAGGTACTACTCCTCCGTACTGTCGGTGTATTTCTTGACCAGCAACTACGTTGGATAAGACTTGATCATTTTTAAGAATAGCGCAAGCAGTATCATCGCAGGAGGATTCAATTGCAAGAATGTAAGAATTTTGTGTCTGCATGAAGGCTTTAAGGCATAAAAATTGTAATCTTTGCAAAAGTAAAGGATATATCATTAGGAAACTTCTTAAAATACTAATCAAAACCATGATGGTGCTGCTTATATTATTCATAATATTAGCAGTAACATTCTCATTTCCAAGAGTTCAAACAGCGGCAGCACAGTATACCACTTCTTATCTTAATGAGAAATACGGTACCGATATAGAGATTAAAGCCATAGACATTTCCTTTTCTGGAGATGTCATCCTTAAGGAAACCAGAGCTTTAGACGGTCGTAAAGACACAATTATTTACTTTAAAGAGCTCCGATCTTCCATTCTTGGTTTTGGAGACATGATCGCTGGACATCCAGATCTAGGAGATACTTCCATAGATGGACTGTACCTCAACATGAAAAAATACAAAGGTGATAAAGATGATAACCTCAATGAATTTATAAATAAATTTGGAACAAGTCAGGGAAGCTCTTCCACACCTTTTATACTTACCACAGACGACTTAAATATCACCAATTCCAGGATTAGTATCATAGATGAAAATCTTAAATACCCAGAAACATTCATTGCAAAGAACTTGAACCTACAATCTGATGGACTTACCATAGAAGGCTCTGACGTAAGTGCTGAAATAAAAGACGCTAATTTTGACATGTATACAGGTGTCATGAAAGCAGATGCAAACGGCAATAAAAACTTAAGAATTAAAAATTTAAAAGCAGACTTCTCCTACACACCTGCTCAAATTCTTGCTCATGACTTAGTCATCAATACGGCGGGTTCAAAATTAGAGGGGGATCTTAATTTATCCTATAATAGAGAAGATTTTGCCGATTTCATAAAAAAAGTAGCATGGGATTTCGATATTAAAAACGCCAATTTATCTACTAACGAGCTTAGAAAATTCTACGATGAAATTGTAGAGAATGATAAGGTGAATTTAAAAGGGCGCTTAAAAGGAACGCTCAACGATTTTGTAGTAGAAGATCTTGTTGCAACTACCTTAGGTGATATTACTGTAGATGGAGAAATGCACTTTAAAAACCTTATCGAGAACGAAGATGATTTTTTTATAGAAGGTGACTTTAACAACCTGCAAGTCAGCAATACCGATCTTAAAAAATTCTTACCTAACATTTTAGGCGATAATTTACCAACAAAGTTAAATCAACTAGGGACTATAAAAGCAACAGGTTATGCGAGCGTTAATGCCAACCAAGTAGTTACTAGGCTTTCTGGGAGTAGTCGTAAAGGAAATTTTAATTCAGATCTGGTGCTCAACAATATACAGAGTGGCACTATTGCATACAACGGAAACATAAAATTACAACGCGTTGATCTGGGTTCTTTACTTGGTCTTGAAGAGCTTGGTAAAGTGAGCTTAGATCTTGATGTCAATGGTCGCGGCTTTGATCCTGAAAATGCCAATGCTACATTAAAAGGAAGAATCGCTCAACTAGATTTCAACGGGTATTCCTATCGCAATATTAAAGTAAATGGCGAGTTCAAAAAACCCATATTTAACGGTAAGGTATCTGTAAATGATCCTAACCTTCAAATGGATTTTGACGGTCTTGCAGACCTTACTGCTGCTGTAAACACCTACGACTTTAAGGCAAAAATCAAGTATGCTGACTTAAATGCTATCAATGTTTTTAAACGTGATTCTCTCGCTATTCTCCAAGGAGATATCGTGATGAACATGCAAGGTACTACCCTAGATGATGCCGTAGGAACTATAGACATTAATGATGCTAGTTATAAAAACCCTAACGATACTTATGTTTTTGCTGACTTCAGTATTGTTTCCAGCTTTAAAAACAAAGAGCGTTTTATTTCTATAAACAGTACAGATATCATTGAAGGAGAACTATCTGGGGTCTTTAAAATTGCTGAAATCCCCGAATTATTTAAAAATAGTATTGGTAATGTCTATACCAATTACAAATCAGAAAATATTACGCAAGATCAATATTTAGATTATGAATTTAAGATTTATGATAAAATAGTAGATCTTGTTTTTCCTGATATCGCTCTAGGCGAAAACACGATTTTAAAAGGCCAAGTAGCCAGTAACGAGGCACAATTCCGTATGACCTTTAGATCGCCAGACATTAAGATTTACGATATAAAACTGGATCAGGTTAATGTGCAAATCAATAACCAAAACCCTTTATTCAACACATTTATTAAGATAGATGGAGTTAAAAATGGTGTTTATGACATCAATGACTTCCAGCTTATTAATGTTACTAATAAAGATACCTTGCTCTTCCGTACCAAATTTAATAGCTCTTCTAGAGATACCGATAAGTTCAACCTAAGCTTTTACCACACGATAAATAACCTGAATCAATCTGTGATAGGAATTAGAAAAAGCGACGTTGTTTTTCAAGGTCAAAAATGGTTTTTAAACAAAGCAGATAAAGAGGTGCAACTTAAATTTGATCACGACTTTAAAACCTTTAAAATAGACAGCTTGGTAGCCAAACACCAAGAAGAACTGATTACTCTTGCAGGGGATATTACTGGTAAGGATGATAAAGACTTGCATTTAAACTTTAAAGATGTCAGGGTTTCTAGCCTTACCTCACCTATTGACAGTTTAAAACTCAAAGGCTATATTGATGGTGTATTATCCTTAAAACAAACCAATGGTAATTATGCTCCTACCAGTGAATTTACAGTAAAAGGTTTTGAAGTCAATGGGACTCCTTTAGGAGATTTTGAACTATCGCTTGCTGGTAACGAAGATTTAAGCCTTTACAATGTAAAAGCTCAGCTCAAAGACGAGGTTCAAAAAACATTTACCGCACAAGGAAATATAAATACCAGTGGGGAAAATAGTGAAGTCAATGTAACCGCTGTTTTCAAAGATTTTAACCTCTTAGCCTTAAGTCCGTTAGGAGGAGAGGTATTAGATAATATAAGAGGATTCACCTCTGGACAAGCACGACTTACCGGAGACCTCGCTGCTCCTGATATCAATGGATCTTTAAGATTAAGAGATGCCGGGCTGCGTATTCCATATTTAAATACCGATTTTGATATCGAGAATGGCTCACAAGTCAGCATCACTTCTACAGCTTTTAATTTTAATAATTTACAACTCAAGGATACCAAATACGATACTCGAGGACTATTATCTGGAGCCATCAACCACAAAAACTTCGGCTTTTGGGATCTGGACTTGAAAGTAGAATCAGAAAGATTGTTAGCCTTAGACACCGAGTTGACACCAGAAGCCTTGTACTATGGAACTGCATTTATAGATGGCCAAGCAACCATTACAGGACCTGTAAAAGAGCTTTTTATCAATGTAATTGCTACGACTGGAGAAGCAACTGTTTTTAAAGTACCTATTGATGATGGAGAATCTCTGGGAGATACATCAGCTATATACTTCTTAAGTCCCGAAGAAAAGAAAGCGCGCATCTCTGGTGAAACCGTCATTACAGATAAAATAAGCGGCCTAGAGCTCCGATTTGAACTACAGGTGACACCAGCAGCAGAGGTAGAAATAACCGTAGATCCAACTAACGGGAGTTACATACGAGGAAGAGGTGTTGGGAATTTACTTATGGAAATCAATACCAATGGTAAATTCATTATGAATGGGGATTTCATTGTTACAGAGGGAATTTATAATTTCAAATACGCCGGCATAGTAAATAAAAACTTTACTATTCAGCCTGGTGGGACTATGGACTGGAACGGAAACCCTACTAATGCAAATATAGATGTAGAAGCGGTTTATACCACTAGAGCAAATCCATCCATACTTCTAGACAACCCTAACCTGAACGCTCAAGTTCCAGTAGAAGTATTGACCAAGTTGCAAGGTGATCTCAGTTTCTTTGACCCAGAATTTTTTATCAGATTCCCTAACACCAACTCTGTGGTGAGCTCTGAGCTGCAATACCGATTAGAGGATAAGTCGCAAAGACAATTACAAGCCTTATCCTTAGTAGCCACAGGTTCTTTTTACAACCCTAATAGTATAGGACAAAATGCCGTAACTGGAAATGTAGTAGAAAGTGTTACCGGAATTGTAAATGATTTGGTGAGTCGCGAGGACAGTAAATTCGACTTCGGAGTGAGTTACGAAGCTTCAGAACGCAACCCCAACTCTGATTTACAACGTTCAGACCGTTTTGGAATAACGCTAAGTACACAAATAACAGATCGTGTTTTAATCAATGGTAAACTAGGGGTTCCTGTAGGTTCTACGAGTTCTAGTGAACGCGCGGTCATAGGAAATGTAGAGATTGAATTTCTTATCAATGAAGATGGTACGTTGCGATTAAAACTATTTAATCGAGAAAACACGCTTCAGCAATTAGGACAACAAGAAGATTACACCCAAGGCCTAGGCTTGCAATACCGCATAGACTTTAATAGTCTTAAAGAACTTTATGAGCGTATTTTCAAAAAGGAAATGGTGAAACAAAGAGACATTAAAGCAATTGAAGAAGTGGACAGTGCCCCTGTGAAATTTTAGTCAAACATATACTCTACTCTGAGCGCAAAAACCTAATAAATTTTTATCTCAACACTAATTTTTCTATCATTTCACGATCTAGATGATCATTGAGGTTTTTAATTATTTTAGCTCGGCCGTAAAGCAATTCCTGTCTTAATACAGAAGAAGAAAGACTTATAAACAAGGTACCTGTTGTGAACTTTATTTGAGTGGTGTAATTAGCGACACCGCTTCCCATAACCGTTTTCCAAGCACCTTCTACATCTACCTTCTCAAAACCTTTTTGCAGCTTGTCTTGAGCTTTAAAATCACTCAACACATCGCTCATGCGTACAAAATCTTCTTTTTTATTATTCCTCATTAGGGGTGTATGCTTTGTAAGTGTAACGCGTCCCATTCTCGTGTAGAAGGACGAGTATATCTTTAGTTGCTTTTTCTACCGTTTGTGTGTATGCGCCATCGCCTTTTTGAAAGGTAAGGCTTAAATCACCATCTTTCTCCTCCCATTGAAAATATATAGGGTTTCCATAGTTTACAAAACTACCGTCGTAAGTTGGACTTACTCTGTTTTTAACGCCTTTAAATCCATCGACCTCAAAGTGATCCATATGATTAGAAAAAGGAAATTCACGCTCGCTTCCATTTGGTAAAATTACTTCATCTATATTCCAATAGCCTTCTAAGGCTTTTATTTTCTCTTCATTACTCGTGCAAGAAATAAGGACTAGTGAAAGTAATAGGTAAATGATGTTTTTCATAACTTAAAAATCTTATAAGATTGCTGTGTTTGCTTGATCACGGCCTCGGTTCTTTCAGGATGCGTATCGCTTATAAACAACTGACCAAATTGATCATCATTCACCATATCAATGATCTGAGCAACTCTAGAGGCGTCTAATTTATCAAAAATATCATCGAGAAGCAAGATAGGAACCGTTCCACTTTCTTGTTTGATAAATTCAAACTGTGCTAATTTTAAAGCGGTTAAAAAGCTCTTTTGTTGTCCTTGACTACCGAATTTCTTCACCGCATGATCATCCAGCAAAAACAACAAATCGTCTTTATGGGTCCCTACACTGGTATATTGCAGCTGCATATCTTTTTGTTGCGCATCTTTTAAAACTTGAGCAGGATCCGTATGGTTAAAATCGGCTTTATAGTAAATATCTACGACCTCTTCTGAACGAGAAATTTGCTTGTAATACTTTCTAAAAATAGGAATAAATGATTCTAAAAAAGCAGTTCGAGTGACATGGATATAACTCCCTAAATCAACCAATTGCTCGTCATATACCGACAGAGCTGTACTGTCAAAAGTACGGTTGATATAAAAGTATTTGAGCAAAGCATTACGTTGTTGAAGCAATTTATTATAGGTGATCAACTTATTCAAATACTTTGAATTACTCAAAGAAATCACACCATCTAGAAACTTACGTCGGGTATCGCTTCCTTCAACGATCAAATCGCGATCTGTAGGAGAAATGATCACCAGCGGAATCAATCCTATATGATCACTGACCCTATCGTATATTTTACCGTTGCGCTTCACGACACGTTTAACACCTTTTTTAGCACTAACGACAATTTTTTCTTCTCGTTCATTTTTGAAAAAGTTCCCGTTCACCACAAAAAACTCTTCGTCATGCTTGATATTTTGTACCGTTATAGGATTGAAGTAGCTTTTTGCAAAAGCAAGGTGATAAATAGCGTCCAAAACGTTGGTTTTTCCGACACCATTGTTTCCCACAAAGCAATTTATCTTCTCATCGAACTCAAAATCAGCTGAGGAGAAACTTTTATAGTTGATAAGACTTATGGAATTAAGTTGCATAAAATATTTTGTAACTATTTATGGATTAGGTATTTGTAGACGATTTGCTTTCGCGAAAGCGAGATAACCAGCAGCCGGATAACCCAGTTGCAAATTTAACCTAACAAAAGGTAGAGAATAAAGCTTTCACACATTTTTATATACGGATAAAAATTATATTTTTACGCGCTCAATTTAAAGACTATTATGGCTACTTATAACAAACGAGGATACAAACCGAAATCAAAACCAGAAAAGGATGATCAGGATGAACTTTTTAATGATTCTGACTCGACTACGGCTGAAGTATTTAGCACCCTTGATGAAGGTGCTAGTAAAACCGAAAAATGGTTAGAGAAAAACCAAAAGTTTATTA is a window of Nonlabens sp. MB-3u-79 DNA encoding:
- the tsaD gene encoding tRNA (adenosine(37)-N6)-threonylcarbamoyltransferase complex transferase subunit TsaD, yielding MQTQNSYILAIESSCDDTACAILKNDQVLSNVVAGQEIHRQYGGVVPELASRAHQSHIVPVVDQALKKAGITKEDLSAIAFTRGPGLMGSLLVGTSFAKSLALALDIPLIDVHHMQGHILAHFIDTGQEKPTFPFLAVTISGGHTQIVKVTDYHEMEVIGTTQDDAIGEAFDKSGKMLGLGYPAGPQIDQLAKLGDPKKFPFPVPKAPDLNYSFSGFKTAVLYFIQREQKNNPDFIKENLYDICASIQFTLIKILFQKVEKAVQQTGIKTVAIGGGVSANTGIRAKLVSYDKMGWNTFIPPFEYTTDNAAMIGISGYYKFLEGYTAGMETAASPRIEL
- a CDS encoding translocation/assembly module TamB, whose product is MMVLLILFIILAVTFSFPRVQTAAAQYTTSYLNEKYGTDIEIKAIDISFSGDVILKETRALDGRKDTIIYFKELRSSILGFGDMIAGHPDLGDTSIDGLYLNMKKYKGDKDDNLNEFINKFGTSQGSSSTPFILTTDDLNITNSRISIIDENLKYPETFIAKNLNLQSDGLTIEGSDVSAEIKDANFDMYTGVMKADANGNKNLRIKNLKADFSYTPAQILAHDLVINTAGSKLEGDLNLSYNREDFADFIKKVAWDFDIKNANLSTNELRKFYDEIVENDKVNLKGRLKGTLNDFVVEDLVATTLGDITVDGEMHFKNLIENEDDFFIEGDFNNLQVSNTDLKKFLPNILGDNLPTKLNQLGTIKATGYASVNANQVVTRLSGSSRKGNFNSDLVLNNIQSGTIAYNGNIKLQRVDLGSLLGLEELGKVSLDLDVNGRGFDPENANATLKGRIAQLDFNGYSYRNIKVNGEFKKPIFNGKVSVNDPNLQMDFDGLADLTAAVNTYDFKAKIKYADLNAINVFKRDSLAILQGDIVMNMQGTTLDDAVGTIDINDASYKNPNDTYVFADFSIVSSFKNKERFISINSTDIIEGELSGVFKIAEIPELFKNSIGNVYTNYKSENITQDQYLDYEFKIYDKIVDLVFPDIALGENTILKGQVASNEAQFRMTFRSPDIKIYDIKLDQVNVQINNQNPLFNTFIKIDGVKNGVYDINDFQLINVTNKDTLLFRTKFNSSSRDTDKFNLSFYHTINNLNQSVIGIRKSDVVFQGQKWFLNKADKEVQLKFDHDFKTFKIDSLVAKHQEELITLAGDITGKDDKDLHLNFKDVRVSSLTSPIDSLKLKGYIDGVLSLKQTNGNYAPTSEFTVKGFEVNGTPLGDFELSLAGNEDLSLYNVKAQLKDEVQKTFTAQGNINTSGENSEVNVTAVFKDFNLLALSPLGGEVLDNIRGFTSGQARLTGDLAAPDINGSLRLRDAGLRIPYLNTDFDIENGSQVSITSTAFNFNNLQLKDTKYDTRGLLSGAINHKNFGFWDLDLKVESERLLALDTELTPEALYYGTAFIDGQATITGPVKELFINVIATTGEATVFKVPIDDGESLGDTSAIYFLSPEEKKARISGETVITDKISGLELRFELQVTPAAEVEITVDPTNGSYIRGRGVGNLLMEINTNGKFIMNGDFIVTEGIYNFKYAGIVNKNFTIQPGGTMDWNGNPTNANIDVEAVYTTRANPSILLDNPNLNAQVPVEVLTKLQGDLSFFDPEFFIRFPNTNSVVSSELQYRLEDKSQRQLQALSLVATGSFYNPNSIGQNAVTGNVVESVTGIVNDLVSREDSKFDFGVSYEASERNPNSDLQRSDRFGITLSTQITDRVLINGKLGVPVGSTSSSERAVIGNVEIEFLINEDGTLRLKLFNRENTLQQLGQQEDYTQGLGLQYRIDFNSLKELYERIFKKEMVKQRDIKAIEEVDSAPVKF
- a CDS encoding DUF721 domain-containing protein gives rise to the protein MRNNKKEDFVRMSDVLSDFKAQDKLQKGFEKVDVEGAWKTVMGSGVANYTTQIKFTTGTLFISLSSSVLRQELLYGRAKIIKNLNDHLDREMIEKLVLR
- a CDS encoding lipocalin family protein: MKNIIYLLLSLVLISCTSNEEKIKALEGYWNIDEVILPNGSEREFPFSNHMDHFEVDGFKGVKNRVSPTYDGSFVNYGNPIYFQWEEKDGDLSLTFQKGDGAYTQTVEKATKDILVLLHENGTRYTYKAYTPNEE
- the recF gene encoding DNA replication/repair protein RecF (All proteins in this family for which functions are known are DNA-binding proteins that assist the filamentation of RecA onto DNA for the initiation of recombination or recombinational repair.), with product MQLNSISLINYKSFSSADFEFDEKINCFVGNNGVGKTNVLDAIYHLAFAKSYFNPITVQNIKHDEEFFVVNGNFFKNEREEKIVVSAKKGVKRVVKRNGKIYDRVSDHIGLIPLVIISPTDRDLIVEGSDTRRKFLDGVISLSNSKYLNKLITYNKLLQQRNALLKYFYINRTFDSTALSVYDEQLVDLGSYIHVTRTAFLESFIPIFRKYYKQISRSEEVVDIYYKADFNHTDPAQVLKDAQQKDMQLQYTSVGTHKDDLLFLLDDHAVKKFGSQGQQKSFLTALKLAQFEFIKQESGTVPILLLDDIFDKLDASRVAQIIDMVNDDQFGQLFISDTHPERTEAVIKQTQQSYKIFKL